The window TCATCCTGCACACCGGCGAGGCTGGCAATCTCCCCCTTGGCCAGCTTGGGCGAAAACCCCTGCAATCCAGTGTTCGGAAAACCCACCGTGGCTGCGGTTGCTCCGAGGCGCACTCCGCGGCTGGAAATGACGGGCATTCCCGCGTATCGGCCTTCGGCCTTGAGCAACGTGAGGTCGTTCGCCTTGTCCACCTTCACGACACGCGCCGGAAACATGCCTGCTGCCGTGACAACCCGCACCTTCGCGCCCTCACCGGCGACATGCTGGTTGGTGATGAGATAGCCATCGTCCGTGATGAAGAAACCTGTGCCGGAAGATTCGGGCAGTGCCGCAACGTCGCGGCCGGTCAAGGTGTCATTGGCTGAAGGTGCGGACTCACGAGGTTTGAACTCGCGCGCCAACCGCTGGCCCTCGGCCCTCTGCGAGGCAGTCAAGTCGCGCTCAATTAGCGGGATTTTCTTCTTCGCCAGGTCATTGCCCTTTGCCCCGGCCAGCAGGAACCATTTGTATGCCTCCAATTCGTCCTTCACGACTCCGTTACCAAACCAAAACATGTTGCCGAGGTTGGATTGCGCTCTGGCATCTCCCTGATCTGCCGCCTTGCGATACCACTTCACCGCCTCCGCCTCGTCTTTCACCACGCCTCGGCCGTTGACAT is drawn from Verrucomicrobiota bacterium and contains these coding sequences:
- a CDS encoding trypsin-like serine protease, which codes for VNGRGVVKDEAEAVKWYRKAADQGDARAQSNLGNMFWFGNGVVKDELEAYKWFLLAGAKGNDLAKKKIPLIERDLTASQRAEGQRLAREFKPRESAPSANDTLTGRDVAALPESSGTGFFITDDGYLITNQHVAGEGAKVRVVTAAGMFPARVVKVDKANDLTLLKAEGRYAGMPVISSRGVRLGATAATVGFPNTGLQGFSPKLAKGEIASLAGVQDDARHFQISAPIQPGNSGGALVDERGNVIGVVVAKLSQKAALATTGTLAENVNYAVKSSYLLSFLESVPDVAAKLKEPNTRDRKFEDVVKSVEQATALVLVY